From a single Bacillus pseudomycoides DSM 12442 genomic region:
- the opuD gene encoding glycine betaine transporter OpuD — MRKLTKTFIVSLTLCIAFTIWGIIPESIIGKGNLGNVTTAIQTALVSKFGWFYIISVSVFLGLAIFLIFSKYGSIRLGKDDDKPDYSYMTWFAMLFSAGMGIGLIFWGVAEPLNHLYTPPFGESATEESARLALRFSFFHWGLHPWGLYALVALCIAYFTFRKGKPSTISATVGSLFKSGEHGRIAHTFDVLAVFATVFGVATSLGLGAKQIAGGVSYLTSIPNSLTTQLVIIGVVTVLYMLSAQTGLDKGIKYLSNINIILAFALMAILLFAGPTNFIMNYFTSTIGSYIQELPSMSFRLSPLNEGGNQWIQSWTIFYWAWWIAWSPFVGTFIARISRGRTIREFVIGVLLVPTIIGALWFSVFGGTGIHMEMFDGANIYGQIKEMGTEIGLFAMLDHMGSIGPVLSVLAILLISTFFITSADSATFVLGMLTTNGSLNPPNRIKLVWGLVQAALAAILLYVGGLEALQTASIIAAFPFVFVIFFMAASLFKELQKEVRHHHK; from the coding sequence ATGAGGAAACTGACAAAAACATTTATTGTCTCATTAACATTATGTATTGCATTTACAATTTGGGGGATTATTCCCGAATCTATAATCGGAAAAGGTAATTTAGGAAATGTGACTACTGCAATTCAAACTGCATTAGTTAGTAAATTTGGTTGGTTCTATATCATTTCTGTTTCTGTTTTCTTAGGTTTAGCTATCTTTTTAATCTTTTCAAAATATGGTTCGATCCGTTTAGGGAAAGATGATGATAAGCCTGATTATAGTTATATGACCTGGTTCGCTATGCTCTTTAGTGCCGGCATGGGAATCGGTTTGATTTTCTGGGGAGTTGCGGAACCATTAAATCATTTATACACACCGCCATTTGGAGAGAGTGCAACAGAAGAGAGTGCACGTCTTGCACTTCGTTTTTCATTCTTCCATTGGGGATTACATCCATGGGGTCTGTATGCACTTGTAGCACTTTGTATTGCTTATTTTACGTTCCGAAAAGGGAAACCAAGTACAATTAGTGCAACAGTTGGTTCTTTATTTAAGAGTGGTGAGCACGGACGGATCGCACATACGTTTGACGTGTTAGCTGTATTTGCGACAGTATTCGGTGTTGCAACTTCATTAGGACTTGGAGCAAAACAAATTGCAGGTGGCGTTAGTTACTTAACATCTATTCCAAACTCATTAACAACGCAGTTAGTTATTATTGGGGTAGTAACGGTCCTATATATGTTATCTGCACAAACAGGATTAGATAAAGGGATTAAATATTTAAGTAATATAAATATTATTTTAGCCTTTGCACTTATGGCAATCTTATTATTTGCAGGTCCAACGAACTTTATTATGAATTACTTTACTTCTACAATCGGTTCGTACATTCAAGAGTTGCCAAGTATGAGCTTCCGTTTAAGCCCATTAAATGAGGGTGGTAACCAATGGATTCAATCATGGACGATATTTTACTGGGCATGGTGGATTGCATGGTCCCCATTCGTTGGTACATTCATTGCCCGTATTTCACGTGGACGTACGATTCGTGAGTTTGTTATTGGTGTGTTGCTCGTTCCAACAATTATTGGTGCGCTTTGGTTCTCTGTATTTGGAGGAACAGGTATTCACATGGAGATGTTTGATGGAGCAAATATTTATGGACAAATTAAAGAGATGGGCACAGAAATTGGATTATTCGCTATGTTAGATCATATGGGCAGCATAGGACCAGTTTTATCTGTTCTTGCGATTTTACTGATTTCAACATTCTTTATTACTTCAGCAGACTCTGCGACATTTGTTCTTGGTATGTTAACGACAAATGGTAGTTTAAATCCACCAAATCGTATTAAACTGGTTTGGGGTCTTGTTCAAGCAGCATTGGCAGCGATTTTATTATATGTAGGTGGATTAGAGGCATTGCAAACTGCTTCGATTATCGCAGCATTCCCGTTTGTATTTGTTATCTTCTTTATGGCTGCTTCCCTATTTAAAGAATTACAGAAGGAAGTTCGTCATCACCATAAATAA
- a CDS encoding SH3 domain-containing protein: protein MKKLIGIATAAVFGLGIFTTSAKAETVVTTDVLNVRENPTTESQVVGKLLNGHKLDVTNTENGWSKIKLDGKDAFVNAEFTKSIYYVTANVLNVRAEANTNSEVLGTLKKDDMIETTNQVQNEWLQFEYNGKTAYVHVPFLTGTAPVIEKQETPAPAQAAAPAKAEAKAPAAQEK, encoded by the coding sequence ATGAAAAAATTAATTGGTATAGCAACGGCAGCGGTTTTTGGTCTTGGGATTTTCACTACTTCTGCAAAAGCAGAAACTGTTGTAACAACAGACGTATTAAATGTACGCGAGAACCCAACTACTGAATCACAAGTTGTAGGCAAATTATTAAATGGTCATAAATTAGATGTTACAAATACAGAAAACGGATGGTCAAAAATCAAATTAGATGGTAAAGACGCATTCGTAAACGCAGAATTTACAAAAAGCATCTATTACGTAACAGCAAACGTATTAAACGTACGTGCTGAAGCAAACACAAACTCAGAAGTTCTTGGTACGCTTAAGAAAGACGATATGATCGAAACAACGAACCAAGTACAAAATGAGTGGTTACAATTCGAATATAATGGGAAAACGGCTTACGTTCATGTTCCTTTCTTAACAGGTACAGCACCTGTTATTGAAAAACAAGAAACGCCTGCTCCTGCTCAAGCTGCAGCACCTGCTAAAGCAGAGGCAAAAGCACCAGCAGCACAAGAAAAA
- a CDS encoding IS3 family transposase: MKAVSKARKFEVIHEMSEKGFTVTVLCDIAGVTRSGYYKWIKRHSTPSEKQSEDVKIKKKILKCHKKLRGIYGYRRVQVWLKVTYNLHVNHKRIQRLMGELGIKAIIRRKRPYYGKKEAYVISDNHLNRDFQASKPNEKWVTDITYLIFNGQRLYLSAIKDLYNNEIVAYEISRRNDLKLVLDTLKKARKKRNAKGILLHSDQGFQYTSRQYNQLLKKYQMKASMSRKGNCWDNACIENFFSHFKSECFHLYSFRKADEVKFAVRKYIHFYNHQRFQKKLNNLSPYKYRTQVT, encoded by the coding sequence ATGAAAGCTGTATCCAAAGCGAGAAAGTTTGAAGTCATCCACGAGATGTCGGAAAAAGGTTTTACGGTTACCGTTCTATGCGATATTGCCGGTGTAACCAGAAGTGGGTACTACAAATGGATAAAACGGCACTCGACGCCTTCTGAAAAACAATCGGAGGATGTCAAAATCAAGAAAAAGATATTGAAGTGCCATAAAAAACTTAGGGGAATTTATGGATACAGAAGAGTACAAGTTTGGCTGAAAGTCACCTATAACCTTCACGTTAATCACAAACGTATACAGAGGTTGATGGGTGAACTAGGTATCAAAGCGATTATTAGGAGAAAACGACCTTATTATGGAAAAAAAGAAGCTTATGTGATTTCAGATAACCATCTGAACAGGGATTTCCAAGCTTCAAAACCGAATGAAAAATGGGTAACAGATATTACCTACTTGATTTTCAATGGACAGAGATTATACTTATCCGCTATTAAAGACTTGTACAACAATGAAATTGTTGCCTATGAAATCAGTCGTAGAAACGACCTTAAATTAGTGCTAGATACACTTAAGAAGGCAAGGAAAAAGCGAAATGCGAAAGGGATTCTCCTACATAGTGATCAAGGGTTCCAATACACATCCCGTCAATATAATCAATTACTAAAAAAATATCAGATGAAGGCTAGTATGTCTCGGAAGGGAAACTGTTGGGACAATGCTTGTATAGAAAACTTCTTCAGCCACTTTAAGTCAGAGTGTTTTCATTTATACTCTTTCCGCAAAGCTGATGAGGTTAAATTTGCCGTGCGCAAATATATACACTTTTATAATCACCAAAGATTTCAAAAGAAATTAAATAACCTGAGTCCATATAAATATAGAACTCAGGTTACTTAG
- a CDS encoding transposase, with the protein MGKIRVTYDIEFKKKAVDLYLKEGMGYKTVAKELGIDHSVVRRWVKHFEAEGIKGLEEKRGKAKGPGVGRPRIKPEDPEAKIRRLEAENEMLKKLLGM; encoded by the coding sequence ATGGGTAAAATTAGAGTAACTTACGATATAGAATTTAAGAAAAAAGCAGTAGATTTATACCTTAAAGAAGGAATGGGATACAAAACGGTCGCTAAAGAACTAGGAATTGATCACTCAGTAGTAAGACGTTGGGTGAAACACTTTGAGGCTGAAGGTATCAAAGGACTAGAAGAAAAACGTGGTAAAGCGAAAGGGCCAGGTGTAGGTAGGCCAAGAATCAAGCCAGAAGATCCAGAAGCTAAGATCAGACGATTAGAAGCGGAAAATGAAATGTTAAAAAAGCTCTTAGGGATGTAA
- a CDS encoding class I SAM-dependent methyltransferase, whose product MLKTKAKYQTWIRIYKLLIFFVISLIFLLVTLLPVNLYLRVLSGVLALPFMYIAFILSYSVYQFAAFGGNYQSKIHDLIVAKVNWDGKGKILDIGTGSGSLIIKLAKTFPKSFLTGIDYWGGNWEYSKAQCQQNAEIEGVSDRVDFLKASAAELPFNDDEFDIIVSCLTFHEVKDRENKTEVIKEALRVLKPGGEFVFLDLFMDEKIFGDEKELLNVLKKHGVSELNSYKLAKEMKLPKFLLNKKVLGNAVILSGRK is encoded by the coding sequence ATCTTGAAAACGAAAGCTAAATATCAAACTTGGATACGAATTTACAAACTACTTATTTTTTTTGTTATTTCACTCATTTTTCTCTTGGTAACATTATTACCTGTTAATTTATATCTGCGAGTCCTGTCAGGGGTTTTAGCGTTGCCTTTTATGTATATAGCATTCATACTTTCTTATTCAGTTTACCAATTCGCAGCATTTGGAGGGAATTATCAGTCAAAAATACATGATTTAATTGTTGCCAAGGTGAATTGGGATGGAAAAGGAAAAATACTAGATATAGGAACAGGCAGTGGTTCACTGATTATTAAACTGGCAAAGACTTTTCCTAAGTCCTTTTTAACTGGAATTGATTATTGGGGAGGGAATTGGGAATATTCGAAAGCTCAATGTCAACAGAATGCTGAAATAGAAGGGGTCTCTGATAGGGTTGATTTTCTGAAAGCAAGTGCTGCAGAACTCCCTTTTAATGATGATGAATTTGATATAATTGTAAGTTGTCTAACCTTTCATGAAGTAAAAGATAGAGAAAATAAAACTGAAGTAATTAAAGAAGCATTAAGAGTGTTAAAACCTGGTGGTGAATTTGTCTTCTTAGATTTGTTTATGGATGAAAAAATATTTGGGGATGAAAAAGAGCTCTTAAATGTCTTAAAGAAACATGGTGTATCTGAATTGAATAGCTACAAGCTTGCTAAAGAAATGAAATTGCCAAAGTTCTTATTGAACAAAAAAGTATTAGGAAATGCAGTGATTTTGAGTGGAAGGAAATAA
- a CDS encoding HBL/NHE enterotoxin family protein translates to KMKTALQDAGVFAKSMNDYSCLLINNPDVNFEGIIINGYADLPIKIVQDQKNAREHAVKWDTQIKGQLLDTLTGIIEYDTKFDNHYGTLVEAIHTGNGDILKKGITDLRGEIQQNEEYAQKLIQELTKLKDDIGQDVRAFGSDKDLLQSILKNQGAAVEDDQKRLNEVLGQVNYQKDIESKGLTMVKIPFFPVMISGGIMIGDARSKLGWLEPELAKLRQTVDYKLTLNRVVGVAFNNIDQMHSAIDNALKSLTFMYDQWSDLDRQYGSVLQFIDKASEKADQNKFKFLLPNLNAAKDSWKTVRTDAFTLKEGIKELKMQPVTPQK, encoded by the coding sequence GAAGATGAAAACAGCTTTGCAAGATGCTGGGGTATTTGCAAAATCTATGAATGACTATTCTTGTTTGTTAATTAATAATCCAGATGTGAATTTTGAAGGGATTATTATTAATGGGTATGCAGATTTACCTATTAAAATTGTACAAGATCAAAAGAATGCAAGAGAACATGCTGTTAAATGGGATACGCAAATAAAAGGACAGCTTTTAGATACATTGACAGGCATTATTGAATACGATACAAAATTTGATAATCATTATGGAACATTAGTAGAGGCAATTCATACAGGGAACGGAGATATTCTTAAAAAAGGGATTACAGATTTACGAGGTGAAATTCAACAAAATGAAGAGTATGCACAAAAATTAATACAAGAATTAACTAAGTTAAAAGACGATATTGGACAAGATGTTAGAGCATTTGGAAGCGATAAAGATCTCTTGCAGTCGATTTTAAAAAACCAAGGAGCTGCGGTTGAGGACGATCAAAAGCGTCTAAATGAAGTTTTAGGACAAGTAAACTATCAGAAAGACATAGAATCTAAAGGATTGACAATGGTAAAGATTCCGTTTTTTCCCGTAATGATTTCTGGTGGTATAATGATAGGTGATGCAAGAAGTAAGTTAGGCTGGTTAGAGCCAGAATTAGCAAAATTACGTCAGACTGTAGATTATAAACTAACATTAAATCGTGTAGTTGGAGTTGCGTTTAATAATATTGATCAGATGCATAGTGCGATTGATAATGCTCTGAAATCTCTTACTTTTATGTACGACCAATGGAGTGATTTAGATCGTCAATATGGATCAGTTCTACAATTTATTGATAAGGCATCTGAAAAAGCTGATCAAAATAAATTTAAATTCTTACTACCCAACTTGAATGCAGCTAAAGACAGTTGGAAAACAGTAAGAACAGATGCGTTCACATTAAAAGAAGGGATAAAAGAATTAAAAATGCAACCCGTCACTCCACAAAAATAA
- a CDS encoding peptidoglycan recognition protein family protein, whose protein sequence is MEIRQKLVNSSKYGIKCPYAMTPEFITVHNTYNDASAENEISYMIGNNNSVSFHVAVDDKEAVQGIPFDRNAWHAGDGNGNGNRKSIGVEICYSLSGGDRYYKAEDTAAIIIAQLMEQFNIPISNIRTHKSWSGKHCPHRMLDEGRLDHFIEKVNNAFN, encoded by the coding sequence ATGGAAATTAGACAAAAATTAGTTAACTCAAGTAAATATGGTATAAAGTGTCCCTATGCAATGACACCGGAATTCATCACAGTGCATAATACGTACAATGATGCATCAGCTGAAAATGAAATATCTTATATGATTGGAAATAATAATTCAGTTTCATTCCATGTTGCAGTAGACGATAAAGAAGCAGTACAAGGTATTCCGTTCGATCGTAATGCTTGGCATGCTGGTGATGGTAACGGAAATGGGAATCGTAAATCTATCGGGGTTGAAATTTGCTACTCTTTAAGCGGTGGGGATAGATATTACAAAGCAGAAGATACTGCTGCAATTATTATAGCTCAGTTAATGGAACAATTTAACATCCCAATTAGTAATATACGTACTCATAAATCGTGGAGTGGAAAACATTGTCCACACCGTATGCTCGACGAAGGAAGATTGGACCATTTCATTGAGAAGGTAAATAACGCATTTAAC
- a CDS encoding IS3 family transposase — translation MFQYYNHKRITVKLKGMSPLQYRTHAQRSYLNSLV, via the coding sequence GTGTTCCAGTATTATAACCACAAAAGAATTACAGTAAAATTAAAAGGCATGAGTCCTTTACAATATCGGACCCATGCTCAAAGAAGCTACTTAAATTCTCTTGTCTAA
- a CDS encoding replication-relaxation family protein — protein MRHQKLKQKARQIEILSSLNKLEFASRRQLQAIHALGSIRNANRVLKDLRQYCHVTSHNREYVYYLNKKGLALLGLDPNERKKKHQLEHILLRNEAWMWLDFPDWKTEQVIQFRYQGEEKTIVPDAYYVIDQVPHFVEIDRLQHMRVNEEKVQYYGLIAKIYKKQRDIIPNILFFTISDYREKKLESYGIKHDVYVRTFLLKEVL, from the coding sequence ATGAGACATCAAAAGCTCAAACAGAAAGCCAGACAGATCGAAATTTTATCCAGTTTAAATAAGCTGGAATTTGCCTCTAGGAGGCAATTGCAAGCGATTCATGCTCTAGGTAGTATTCGAAATGCAAATCGTGTTCTGAAGGATCTGCGCCAATATTGTCATGTCACTTCGCATAATCGGGAGTATGTATATTATCTCAACAAAAAAGGTTTAGCCTTGCTAGGATTGGATCCCAATGAACGAAAAAAGAAACATCAACTTGAACATATTCTGTTAAGAAATGAAGCGTGGATGTGGCTTGATTTTCCAGATTGGAAAACAGAGCAAGTTATACAATTTAGATATCAAGGTGAAGAAAAGACAATCGTACCAGATGCTTATTATGTAATAGATCAAGTACCTCATTTTGTTGAGATTGATAGGTTGCAACATATGAGAGTAAATGAAGAAAAGGTACAATATTATGGTTTGATTGCAAAGATATATAAAAAACAAAGAGATATAATACCCAACATTTTATTTTTTACAATTTCTGATTATCGTGAAAAGAAGTTAGAGAGTTACGGGATAAAACATGATGTGTATGTACGGACATTTTTATTAAAAGAAGTATTGTGA
- a CDS encoding helix-turn-helix domain-containing protein: protein MKGNKRNRTKLGKWLDRNGIEQQELEQETGVSRNTISRLCNNKSHTPSLPVIQKILRAIKKVDRSAKITDFWDM, encoded by the coding sequence ATGAAAGGAAATAAAAGAAATCGTACAAAATTAGGGAAGTGGTTAGACCGTAACGGAATAGAACAACAGGAATTAGAACAAGAAACTGGTGTTAGTCGTAATACAATTTCAAGATTATGTAATAATAAATCTCACACACCAAGTTTACCAGTTATTCAAAAAATCCTTCGAGCAATTAAAAAGGTGGACAGAAGTGCCAAAATAACTGACTTTTGGGACATGTAA
- a CDS encoding DNA polymerase thumb domain-containing protein, which translates to MYDYSLLPNRIILCVDLCSFFASCACVMRGLDPLKVKLAVVGDVNRKGSIVLAATPELKKLGISTATRLHKLPKDPEIIVVNATMQKFVEISNQITEIYTKYVAWEDLHVFSIDEVFLDFQQTAHLFGRDPIVIAKRVQKEIYDKTGITASIGIAPNLFLSKVALDVESKHSKSRIAMWSYDDVPKKLWEIKPLQKICGIGVATQELLHSMGLFSLKDVANTPKERLIKRFGKVKGEELHRFSFGIDESRIANKYVPKSTSITKGQILLEDCFSLNKLKLLLLEQIEETCFRLRSMDKCCRTVELAIGYSKYIGGGFKRAITLEQPTCLTEEVYEACLQILKKF; encoded by the coding sequence TTGTATGATTATTCTTTATTACCTAACCGAATTATTTTGTGTGTAGACCTTTGTTCATTTTTCGCCAGTTGTGCATGTGTCATGAGGGGATTAGATCCATTAAAAGTAAAATTAGCTGTCGTTGGGGATGTAAATAGAAAAGGGTCTATTGTGCTGGCTGCCACTCCCGAACTGAAAAAATTGGGCATTTCTACAGCAACTAGGTTGCACAAACTGCCAAAAGATCCAGAAATCATTGTAGTTAATGCGACAATGCAAAAATTTGTTGAAATTTCAAATCAAATCACAGAGATATATACAAAGTATGTAGCATGGGAAGACCTACACGTTTTTTCAATAGATGAAGTATTCCTTGATTTCCAACAGACAGCGCATTTATTTGGGCGTGATCCAATTGTAATTGCTAAGAGGGTACAAAAAGAAATTTATGACAAAACAGGCATAACCGCATCAATTGGGATAGCACCTAACTTATTTCTCTCGAAAGTTGCTCTAGATGTGGAAAGTAAACATTCAAAATCAAGGATTGCTATGTGGTCATATGATGATGTCCCCAAAAAATTATGGGAAATCAAACCGCTCCAAAAAATTTGCGGAATTGGAGTAGCTACACAGGAATTATTGCATAGCATGGGACTGTTTTCCTTGAAGGATGTTGCAAATACACCCAAAGAGCGTTTAATAAAGCGATTTGGAAAGGTAAAAGGTGAAGAGTTACATCGTTTTTCATTTGGTATAGATGAAAGCCGTATTGCTAATAAATACGTTCCTAAAAGTACTTCTATAACGAAAGGACAAATCTTATTAGAAGATTGCTTTAGTCTTAATAAATTAAAATTGCTACTTCTAGAACAAATTGAGGAGACTTGTTTTCGCCTACGATCTATGGATAAATGTTGTAGGACGGTTGAACTTGCTATAGGTTACAGTAAGTACATCGGTGGAGGGTTTAAGCGAGCAATTACTTTGGAACAACCAACCTGTTTAACTGAAGAGGTTTATGAAGCGTGTTTACAGATATTAAAAAAGTTT
- a CDS encoding helix-turn-helix domain-containing protein, whose protein sequence is MNNSIDIQYLCDLVHKTFNVPVHILSTDKKNLFYSTSDDVCSPFYPSKEEHLSEIYQENDPYNFPLFRGNSYLENFVLIHITNHDYIKGTIIIGPTAHPKVSNDMAIMLRKKFSSNDKIQEGLAYCQCLPKIKKTTLIDIGILLHYMIFNEKLDVGIVLEKNKVLEDAHYKIVKPDLYIFKRRQNDFENPNLPHIHKFFSTIKEGNKKKLIQYKRSVSQEDNGLMLTDDALRNRKSNGIIAITLATRYAIEGKLPAGVAYALNYLYIHTIEQLDNAHAIKRLVEDALCTFADRVKEYNTQNFSNAVTTCINHINKNIYGGISLNELASYLDISPSYLSKLFKKEVGVPLSEYIQRERVEEAKRLLTLTTYPLSDIYAWLNFNDQSYFTRVFKKSTNMTPRQYREKYTVI, encoded by the coding sequence ATGAATAATTCCATCGACATACAATACTTGTGTGATCTCGTACATAAAACCTTTAATGTACCTGTTCACATTTTATCTACAGACAAAAAAAACTTATTTTATTCTACTTCTGATGATGTTTGTAGTCCTTTTTATCCTTCTAAAGAAGAACATCTTAGTGAGATTTATCAAGAAAATGATCCCTATAACTTTCCACTTTTCAGGGGTAACAGTTATCTTGAAAATTTCGTCCTAATTCATATTACAAATCATGATTATATAAAAGGAACTATTATAATCGGTCCCACTGCACATCCAAAGGTATCAAATGATATGGCCATTATGCTTCGGAAAAAATTCAGCTCAAATGATAAAATTCAAGAAGGACTAGCCTATTGTCAGTGCCTACCTAAGATTAAAAAAACTACTTTAATTGATATAGGAATTTTATTACATTACATGATTTTCAATGAAAAGTTAGATGTAGGTATTGTTTTGGAAAAAAACAAAGTGCTAGAAGATGCTCACTATAAAATCGTGAAACCTGATTTATATATTTTTAAACGCCGACAAAATGATTTTGAAAACCCCAACCTACCACATATACATAAATTTTTTTCAACAATCAAAGAGGGCAATAAAAAAAAATTAATACAATATAAGCGTTCAGTTTCACAAGAAGATAATGGACTTATGTTAACAGATGATGCTCTCAGAAATCGAAAAAGTAATGGTATTATTGCGATTACCCTAGCTACCCGATACGCGATAGAGGGTAAACTTCCAGCAGGTGTTGCTTATGCTCTTAATTATTTATATATACACACCATAGAACAACTAGATAATGCGCACGCTATTAAGCGATTAGTAGAAGATGCTTTATGTACTTTTGCAGATCGTGTGAAAGAATATAATACGCAAAATTTTTCAAATGCGGTTACTACATGTATAAATCATATTAACAAAAATATTTACGGTGGAATATCTCTCAATGAACTCGCTAGTTACTTGGATATTTCTCCAAGTTATTTATCTAAATTATTTAAAAAAGAAGTAGGGGTTCCTTTAAGTGAATATATTCAAAGGGAACGAGTGGAAGAAGCAAAAAGATTATTAACACTTACTACATATCCATTATCAGATATTTATGCTTGGCTTAACTTTAATGATCAAAGTTATTTTACAAGGGTTTTCAAAAAATCCACAAACATGACTCCTAGACAATACCGTGAAAAATATACTGTAATATAA
- a CDS encoding tyrosine-type recombinase/integrase — MDKKQHLIDVQPIRSKEQLEDMKWSLKRHCSDRDYILFLLGINTGLRVSDLLKMETNEILKLKRKKRKEFKVKEGKTKKERIINITSIFEEVFPYAENLKSTWLFPSRKGDKPISKIQAYRKLQKAGDFAGVESLGTHTMRKTFGYWFYKQTKDIAMLQEILNHSTPQITLRYIGINKEEKDNIIDTFRI; from the coding sequence ATGGATAAAAAGCAACATTTAATTGATGTACAACCAATTCGGAGCAAAGAACAGCTCGAAGATATGAAATGGTCTCTTAAACGTCATTGTTCAGATCGTGATTATATTTTATTCCTACTTGGGATTAATACTGGATTACGTGTAAGTGACTTACTTAAAATGGAAACGAATGAGATTTTAAAATTAAAGCGAAAAAAACGGAAAGAATTTAAAGTTAAAGAAGGAAAAACAAAAAAGGAACGTATCATAAATATTACATCTATTTTTGAGGAAGTATTTCCATACGCTGAAAATCTAAAAAGTACCTGGTTATTTCCTTCTCGAAAAGGTGATAAACCCATTAGTAAAATTCAAGCCTATCGAAAGTTACAAAAAGCCGGAGATTTTGCCGGAGTAGAATCATTAGGTACTCATACTATGCGTAAAACATTTGGATATTGGTTTTACAAGCAAACAAAAGATATTGCTATGCTACAAGAAATCCTGAATCATAGTACGCCACAAATCACATTAAGATATATTGGAATCAATAAAGAAGAAAAAGATAATATCATTGATACATTTCGCATCTAA
- a CDS encoding tyrosine-type recombinase/integrase: MPTKEFQDTVQHFASFLLDKGRKPSTIKRYVYDIEDFGQWLQKSKKLPTCNIWTTLDKKDYEAYFYDLKKKRQYSDKTMHRVYIVLNRLYQYLKLPNPLEGMQLSIQPNRALRDEDFITKEEEKTLKSILSSLEGLTEKQRSVRPLLMDRNISIVHLLIHNGLSLQELVGLQMKYIHFENNTISVPGIVGIERTIFLTEDDKKRLFNYYKTIPEPVRPRYHSNDPLFVAFDFTRKTYHWSYENDAPKALTEIAVQKMIRIEVKRANLRKGISAQHLRNTFILRLIEHGILEEQIIKQVGFKSKLSLKRYYDFID; the protein is encoded by the coding sequence ATGCCAACAAAGGAATTCCAAGACACAGTACAGCATTTTGCTTCTTTCTTACTAGATAAAGGAAGAAAACCTTCCACAATTAAACGGTATGTTTATGATATTGAAGATTTTGGTCAATGGTTGCAAAAATCTAAAAAACTCCCTACATGCAATATATGGACGACACTTGATAAAAAGGATTATGAAGCGTATTTTTACGATCTAAAGAAGAAACGACAGTACTCTGACAAAACAATGCATCGTGTTTATATTGTCTTAAATAGACTATATCAGTATTTAAAACTGCCAAATCCGTTAGAGGGCATGCAACTTAGTATTCAACCGAACCGTGCGTTACGTGATGAAGATTTTATTACAAAGGAGGAAGAGAAAACTTTAAAGTCCATTTTAAGTTCATTAGAAGGATTAACAGAAAAACAACGTTCTGTTCGTCCGTTACTTATGGATCGTAACATTTCAATTGTGCATTTGCTCATTCATAATGGATTATCCTTACAAGAACTTGTCGGTTTACAGATGAAGTACATCCATTTTGAAAACAATACGATCTCAGTACCAGGAATAGTGGGTATAGAAAGAACGATTTTTTTAACTGAAGACGATAAAAAGCGCTTATTTAACTATTACAAAACCATTCCTGAACCTGTTCGTCCAAGATACCATAGCAATGATCCATTGTTTGTAGCCTTTGATTTTACTCGGAAAACTTATCATTGGTCATATGAAAATGATGCGCCTAAAGCTCTAACAGAAATTGCCGTCCAAAAAATGATTCGAATTGAAGTTAAAAGAGCGAATTTACGAAAAGGAATTTCAGCACAACATCTTCGAAATACCTTCATTTTACGGCTGATTGAACATGGAATTTTAGAGGAACAAATTATAAAACAGGTAGGTTTTAAATCTAAACTTTCGTTAAAAAGATATTATGATTTCATCGATTAA